In Miscanthus floridulus cultivar M001 unplaced genomic scaffold, ASM1932011v1 fs_861_1_2, whole genome shotgun sequence, the following proteins share a genomic window:
- the LOC136533341 gene encoding monothiol glutaredoxin-S12, chloroplastic-like, whose translation MVMDSTITAAASFHLAFPHLSASSSSSSNTLHFPIGRRRASHPLTVDAIKKLSEASLVPIPHEPMQTLVDEDVLPTKLRVYSIYNPSRSYSSSGFCATSGSSSGPHQDMMHVARVHFKCFSCLE comes from the coding sequence ATGGTTATGGATTCCACCATCACCGCTGCTGCTTCTTTCCACCTCGCCTTCCCTCACCTCtccgcgtcctcctcctcctcctccaataCCCTTCACTTCCCTAtcggccgccgccgcgcctcccACCCCCTCACCGTTGATGCCATCAAGAAGCTCTCAGAGGCATCCCTTGTGCCCATCCCTCATGAGCCCATGCAGACCCTGGTCGACGAGGACGTCCTACCCACAAAGCTCAGAGTCTATAGCATCTACAACCCGTCGAGGAGCTACAGTTCGTCGGGATTTTGCGCAACATCAGGGTCATCGTCAGGGCCGCACCAGGATATGATGCATGTTGCACGTgtacatttcaaatgttttagttgTTTAGAG